From Drosophila virilis strain 15010-1051.87 chromosome X, Dvir_AGI_RSII-ME, whole genome shotgun sequence, the proteins below share one genomic window:
- the Dus2 gene encoding tRNA-dihydrouridine(20) synthase [NAD(P)+]-like isoform X2 — protein MKKHHFLDYRNKLILAPMVRVGTLPMRLLALEMGADIVYTEELVDLKLIKSIRRLNPALSTVDFVDPSDGTIVFRTCALEKSKVVLQLGTSDAERALAVALLADPAKAAHILRTLSSQLDIPVTCKIRILPDLLDTIRLVQQLAVTGIAAIGIHARTRDERPQHRPHPDVLHAVASAVDIPIIANGGSRDMHTYDDLHKFQALCGADSVMVARAAQFNVSIFRKQGILPVDEVIYKYLRLCIDYDNAPHNTKYCVQSILKELQETPRGKRFLQCQTLQQICEIWNLGDYCRRRQQELKDRGNAGRANVILTQCPTKRQKLGQPDSSTDEYQGVIYRNVAFLRSTYTSDTQLPKMVLYVHAGRTSKQPPCYETLRCDKLFRAICSYDGQRYSSSFWEKNKKQAEQGAALVALLQLGHLREKTLLDNGSLIS, from the exons ATGAAGAAGCACCATTTTCTTGACTATCGAAACAAACTAATTCTGGCGCCAATGGTGCGTGTAGGCACTTTGCCCATGCGACTGTTAGCCCTCGAAATGGGTGCTGACATCGTGTACACCGAGGAACTTGTCGatctaaaattaataaaaagtatCCGCCGCCTAAATC CCGCTTTGAGTACAGTAGATTTTGTAGATCCTTCTGACGGCACGATTGTTTTTCGCACGTGTGCTTTAGAAAAGTCAAAAGTAGTGCTACAATTGGGAACTAGCGATGCAGAACGAGCTCTGGCCGTAG CATTACTTGCAGATCCAGCGAAAGCAGCCCATATACTGCGCACACTGTCTTCGCAGTTAGACATACCTGTGACCTGCAAGATCCGCATACTGCCCGATCTCTTAGACACCATAAGACTTGTGCAGCAATTGGCAGTCACGGGCATTGCCGCGATTGGTATCCATGCGCGTACTCGAGATGAACGGCCTCAGCATCGCCCACATCCGGATGTCCTACATGCCGTGGCAAGCGCCGTAGACATACCTATTATAGCTAACGGCGGATCTCGGGATATGCACACGTATGATGATTTGCACAAATTCCAGGCATTGTGCGGCGCTGATAGTGTAATGGTCGCTCGTGCGGCCCAGTTCAATGTGTCAATATTTCGTAAACAAGGCATTTTGCCAGTGGATGAAGTGATTTATAAGTATCTCCGCTTGTGCATTGATTACGACAATGCTCCGCACAATACTAAGTACTGCGTGCAAAGCATCCTGAAAGAGCTGCAGGAAACGCCGCGCGGAAAGCGGTTTTTACAATGTCAAACTCTACAACAGATTTGCGAGATTTGGAATTTGGGTGACTACTGTCGTCGTCGGCAGCAAGAGCTTAAAGATCGCGGAAATGCTGGCCGTGCCAACGTAATACTAACACAGTGTCCTACTAAACGACAAAAGCTCGGGCAGCCTGACAGTTCTACAGACGAGTATCAGGGTGTCATTTACCGCAATGTAGCTTTTCTGCGGTCCACCTACACAAGTG ACACTCAGCTACCGAAGATGGTGCTTTATGTGCACGCGGGTAGAACGAGTAAGCAGCCGCCCTGTTATGAGACGCTGCGCTGCGACAAGCTTTTTCGGGCTATCTGCAGCTATGACGGACAGCGCTATAGTAGCAGCTTCTGggagaaaaacaagaaacaagcTGAACAGGGTGCCGCATTAGTAGCTTTGCTGCAACTCGGACATCTGAGAGAAAAAACTCTTCTCGACAATGGCAGTCTGATCAGTTAG
- the Dus2 gene encoding tRNA-dihydrouridine(20) synthase [NAD(P)+]-like isoform X1, whose translation MKKHHFLDYRNKLILAPMVRVGTLPMRLLALEMGADIVYTEELVDLKLIKSIRRLNPALSTVDFVDPSDGTIVFRTCALEKSKVVLQLGTSDAERALAVGKLVQYDVAGLDINMGCPKEFSIKGGMGAALLADPAKAAHILRTLSSQLDIPVTCKIRILPDLLDTIRLVQQLAVTGIAAIGIHARTRDERPQHRPHPDVLHAVASAVDIPIIANGGSRDMHTYDDLHKFQALCGADSVMVARAAQFNVSIFRKQGILPVDEVIYKYLRLCIDYDNAPHNTKYCVQSILKELQETPRGKRFLQCQTLQQICEIWNLGDYCRRRQQELKDRGNAGRANVILTQCPTKRQKLGQPDSSTDEYQGVIYRNVAFLRSTYTSDTQLPKMVLYVHAGRTSKQPPCYETLRCDKLFRAICSYDGQRYSSSFWEKNKKQAEQGAALVALLQLGHLREKTLLDNGSLIS comes from the exons ATGAAGAAGCACCATTTTCTTGACTATCGAAACAAACTAATTCTGGCGCCAATGGTGCGTGTAGGCACTTTGCCCATGCGACTGTTAGCCCTCGAAATGGGTGCTGACATCGTGTACACCGAGGAACTTGTCGatctaaaattaataaaaagtatCCGCCGCCTAAATC CCGCTTTGAGTACAGTAGATTTTGTAGATCCTTCTGACGGCACGATTGTTTTTCGCACGTGTGCTTTAGAAAAGTCAAAAGTAGTGCTACAATTGGGAACTAGCGATGCAGAACGAGCTCTGGCCGTAGGTAAGCTGGTACAGTATGATGTTGCTGGCTTAGATATAAATATGGGCTGTCCCAAGGAGTTTTCGATTAAGGGCGGTATGGGAGCAGCATTACTTGCAGATCCAGCGAAAGCAGCCCATATACTGCGCACACTGTCTTCGCAGTTAGACATACCTGTGACCTGCAAGATCCGCATACTGCCCGATCTCTTAGACACCATAAGACTTGTGCAGCAATTGGCAGTCACGGGCATTGCCGCGATTGGTATCCATGCGCGTACTCGAGATGAACGGCCTCAGCATCGCCCACATCCGGATGTCCTACATGCCGTGGCAAGCGCCGTAGACATACCTATTATAGCTAACGGCGGATCTCGGGATATGCACACGTATGATGATTTGCACAAATTCCAGGCATTGTGCGGCGCTGATAGTGTAATGGTCGCTCGTGCGGCCCAGTTCAATGTGTCAATATTTCGTAAACAAGGCATTTTGCCAGTGGATGAAGTGATTTATAAGTATCTCCGCTTGTGCATTGATTACGACAATGCTCCGCACAATACTAAGTACTGCGTGCAAAGCATCCTGAAAGAGCTGCAGGAAACGCCGCGCGGAAAGCGGTTTTTACAATGTCAAACTCTACAACAGATTTGCGAGATTTGGAATTTGGGTGACTACTGTCGTCGTCGGCAGCAAGAGCTTAAAGATCGCGGAAATGCTGGCCGTGCCAACGTAATACTAACACAGTGTCCTACTAAACGACAAAAGCTCGGGCAGCCTGACAGTTCTACAGACGAGTATCAGGGTGTCATTTACCGCAATGTAGCTTTTCTGCGGTCCACCTACACAAGTG ACACTCAGCTACCGAAGATGGTGCTTTATGTGCACGCGGGTAGAACGAGTAAGCAGCCGCCCTGTTATGAGACGCTGCGCTGCGACAAGCTTTTTCGGGCTATCTGCAGCTATGACGGACAGCGCTATAGTAGCAGCTTCTGggagaaaaacaagaaacaagcTGAACAGGGTGCCGCATTAGTAGCTTTGCTGCAACTCGGACATCTGAGAGAAAAAACTCTTCTCGACAATGGCAGTCTGATCAGTTAG
- the Dus2 gene encoding tRNA-dihydrouridine(20) synthase [NAD(P)+]-like isoform X3, whose amino-acid sequence MGAALLADPAKAAHILRTLSSQLDIPVTCKIRILPDLLDTIRLVQQLAVTGIAAIGIHARTRDERPQHRPHPDVLHAVASAVDIPIIANGGSRDMHTYDDLHKFQALCGADSVMVARAAQFNVSIFRKQGILPVDEVIYKYLRLCIDYDNAPHNTKYCVQSILKELQETPRGKRFLQCQTLQQICEIWNLGDYCRRRQQELKDRGNAGRANVILTQCPTKRQKLGQPDSSTDEYQGVIYRNVAFLRSTYTSDTQLPKMVLYVHAGRTSKQPPCYETLRCDKLFRAICSYDGQRYSSSFWEKNKKQAEQGAALVALLQLGHLREKTLLDNGSLIS is encoded by the exons ATGGGAGCAGCATTACTTGCAGATCCAGCGAAAGCAGCCCATATACTGCGCACACTGTCTTCGCAGTTAGACATACCTGTGACCTGCAAGATCCGCATACTGCCCGATCTCTTAGACACCATAAGACTTGTGCAGCAATTGGCAGTCACGGGCATTGCCGCGATTGGTATCCATGCGCGTACTCGAGATGAACGGCCTCAGCATCGCCCACATCCGGATGTCCTACATGCCGTGGCAAGCGCCGTAGACATACCTATTATAGCTAACGGCGGATCTCGGGATATGCACACGTATGATGATTTGCACAAATTCCAGGCATTGTGCGGCGCTGATAGTGTAATGGTCGCTCGTGCGGCCCAGTTCAATGTGTCAATATTTCGTAAACAAGGCATTTTGCCAGTGGATGAAGTGATTTATAAGTATCTCCGCTTGTGCATTGATTACGACAATGCTCCGCACAATACTAAGTACTGCGTGCAAAGCATCCTGAAAGAGCTGCAGGAAACGCCGCGCGGAAAGCGGTTTTTACAATGTCAAACTCTACAACAGATTTGCGAGATTTGGAATTTGGGTGACTACTGTCGTCGTCGGCAGCAAGAGCTTAAAGATCGCGGAAATGCTGGCCGTGCCAACGTAATACTAACACAGTGTCCTACTAAACGACAAAAGCTCGGGCAGCCTGACAGTTCTACAGACGAGTATCAGGGTGTCATTTACCGCAATGTAGCTTTTCTGCGGTCCACCTACACAAGTG ACACTCAGCTACCGAAGATGGTGCTTTATGTGCACGCGGGTAGAACGAGTAAGCAGCCGCCCTGTTATGAGACGCTGCGCTGCGACAAGCTTTTTCGGGCTATCTGCAGCTATGACGGACAGCGCTATAGTAGCAGCTTCTGggagaaaaacaagaaacaagcTGAACAGGGTGCCGCATTAGTAGCTTTGCTGCAACTCGGACATCTGAGAGAAAAAACTCTTCTCGACAATGGCAGTCTGATCAGTTAG
- the mRNA-cap gene encoding mRNA-capping enzyme: MSQSQPERERGSGPLPNRWLYCPRKSDIIIAERFLAFKTPLNQSFQDKMPIECTFRPEMLFDYCKTLKLKLGLWIDLTNTKRFYDRSTVEERGAQYIKLQCRGHGETPSPEQTHSFIELVDNFINERPFDVIAVHCTHGFNRTGFLIISYMVERLDCSVEAALAVFANARPPGIYKQDYINELFRRYEDEEDAPQAPEQPNWCLEYDDSSGNDHIGTDSRKRHYDDNYSSTSQAAAAAIEGGVVADEEDEEDADSNANCEEDCATGDSPQKKKRRREWIVKNAAFMAGVPGVRQVTDQPRVTELQHRVQNWCNWQKSGFPGAQPVSMDRHNIKKLSEMPYRVSWKADGTRYMMLIDGRKEIYFFDRNNSCFQVEAMAFVNGKNLHEHLDGTLLDGEMVLDKIGETVTPRFLVYDIVRLAGRDVREEFFFPHRLDYIKNDVIGPRILAMKHGIINRALEPFSVRNKDFWDIRTSARLLGEKFSRSLAHEPDGLIFQPSQQPYTAGVCVDVFKWKPHELNSVDFRLKIITERGEGLLTKKVGFLYVGGHDAPFGRMQKLTKEIRELDNKIVECTMNQFGNWDYMRERTDKKLPNSFNTAVSVVESIKHPITKEYLLSFIANFGFRDDHTMMPPPAVQRR; encoded by the exons ATGTCTCAGTCCCAGCCCGAACGCGAACGGGGCTCAGGCCCGCTACCTAACCGTTGGCTCTATTGTCCACGAAAAAGTGATATAATTATTGCGGAGCGGTTTCTCGCCTTCAAGACGCCTTTAAATCAGTCTTTCCAAGACAAAATGCCCATTGAATGCACCTTTCGCCCCGAGATGCTCTTTGATTATTGCAAGACGCTAAAG TTAAAACTAGGCCTCTGGATTGATTTGACGAATACAAAACGGTTTTACGATAGAAGCACAGTGGAAGAACGAGGCGCACAGTATATTAAGCTACAGTGTCGTGGTCATGGTGAAACACCATCACCGGAGCAAACTCACAGCTTTATTGAATTAGTTGACAACTTTATCAACGAGCGACCATTCGATGTTATTGCTGTGCATTGTACGCACGGTTTTAATCGGACTGGATTTCTTATTATCTCTTACATGGTGGAGCGTCTGGACTGTTCTGTAGAAGCTGCACTTGCCGTATTTGCCAATGCACGACCGCCTGGTATATACAAGCAGGATTACATTAATGAGCTCTTTCGTCGCTATGAAGATGAGGAAGATGCTCCACAAGCCCCAGAGCAGCCCAACTGGTGTCTGGAGTACGATGACAGCAGTGGCAACGACCACATCGGCACCGACAGCAGAAAACGTCACTACGATGATAATTACTCTTCCACTTCGCaggctgcagcggcagcaattgAGGGTGGGGTGGTAGCAGATgaagaagatgaagaagatgccgattcaaatgcaaattgtgaaGAAGACTGCGCGACAGGCGATAGcccacagaaaaaaaaacgacgaAGAGAGTGGATTGTAAAAAATGCAGCCTTTATGGCTGGTGTACCTGGCGTGAGGCAAGTAACGGATCAGCCGCGTGTTACTGAACTACAGCACAGGGTGCAAAACTGGTGCAACTGGCAGAAAAGCGGCTTTCCGGGCGCTCAGCCCGTATCAATGGATAGGCACAATATTAAGAAACTCAGTGAGATGCCATATAGGGTTTCTTGGAAGGCTGACGGGACACGGTATATGATGCTTATAGATGGACGTAAGGAGATCTACTTTTTTGATCGCAATAACTCCTGCTTTCAAGTAGAAGCCATGGCCTTTGTAAATGGCAAAAATCTGCACGAGCATCTTGATGGCACGTTGCTAgatgga gAAATGGTGCTAGACAAAATTGGCGAGACAGTAACGCCGCGATTTCTTGTTTACGATATCGTACGCCTTGCAGGTCGTGATGTGCGCGAAGAGTTCTTTTTTCCACATCGCCTGGACTATATCAAAAATGATGTTATAG GTCCACGCATCCTTGCAATGAAGCACGGAATCATTAACCGCGCCCTGGAGCCGTTTAGTGTGCGGAACAAGGATTTTTGGGACATACGTACATCGGCACGTCTTTTGGGCGAAAAGTTTTCACGTTCGCTGGCACACGAGCCCGATGGTCTTATCTTCCAGCCCTCACAGCAGCCGTACACAGCCGGCGTATGCGTCGACGTCTTTAAATGGAAACCGCATGAGCTTAATTCAGTGGACTTTCGtcttaaaataataacagaGCGTGGCGAAGG CCTGTTAACCAAAAAGGTTGGTTTTCTTTATGTGGGCGGTCATGACGCTCCCTTCGGCCGTATGCAAAAGCTTACAAAGGAGATTCGCGAGTTAGACAACAAAATAGTTGAATGCACTATGAACCAATTTGGCAATTGGGATTATATGCGTGAGCGCACGGACAAAAAGTTACCCAACAGTTTTAACACCGCCGTAT CCGTCGTGGAGAGCATTAAGCATCCAATCACTAAGGAATATCTACTAAGTTTTATTGCGAATTTCGGATTTCGCGATGATCATACAATGATGCCGCCTCCAGCCGTACAGCGACGTTAA
- the LOC116652014 gene encoding uncharacterized protein translates to MSFTKFSYMQSRKAIVLLCNDRKFLRIYLWHYRYKRYMGAIELSSMVFLLACGQFVKRHEKAIEKAVSMEISVRSEIAKRVSILPCSTFRDQSVLPSQTVRAKAPPTLPSIKLPTFSDGYTEWADFYYIFTTVIENHPDLADIEKLQHLRSCLKDTALDAIRSLEITNDNYTIALNLLEKRFNNRRLVFQAHILEILGFKRVAGGSAVSLRQLSDQFNAHFRALKGMGNSEQIAGCIIVQIILQKLDPISQAKWEERLEDSSFVNLIPSWEHMATFLEQRCRTMETANFAMDTFGKSLTIPSYEQGHS, encoded by the exons ATGAGCTTCACTAAGTTTTCATATATGCAAAGCCGTAAAGCAATCGTATTGCTATGCAATGACAGGAAGTTTTTACGAATTTACCTGTGGCACTATCGGTACAAGCGATATATgggcgctattgagctttcaTCGATGGTCTTTTTATTGGCTTGTGGGCAATTTGTTAAGAGACATGAAAAag ctattgaaaaagcagtttctatggaaatttcggttcggagtgaaattgcgaaacgtgtctcaatattgccctgctcaacatttcgcgaccaatctgtgctgccctcgcagacagttagagctaaggcaccgccaacactaccgtcaataaagttgcctacgttcagtgatggttacacagaatgggccgacttttattatattttcacaaccgtcatagaaaatcatcctgatctagcagatatcgaaaagctgcagcatcttcgatcgtgcctgaaggatacagcgctggacgcgattcgatcattggaaataacaaacgataattataccatagcacttaatttattggagaaaaggtttaataatagacgtttggtttttcaggcacacatacttgagatattggggttcaagagggtggcaggtggatcggccgtgtcgctaaggcagttatccgaccaattcaacgcacattttcgcgcgttaaagggcatgggcaactccgaacaaatcgctggatgcatcattgtgcagattattttacaaaagctggacccaatatcacaagccaaatgggaagaaaggctagaggattcgtcgttcgttaatttaataccatcgtgggagcatatggctacgtttctggagcagagatgccgaacaatggaaaccgcaaattttgctatg